Proteins encoded within one genomic window of Mycolicibacterium aubagnense:
- a CDS encoding ABC transporter substrate-binding protein produces MQFPTSRTRRFSASAAVFTALSATAATVLTGCSGHTSEPQAANSAPITSTTRIATAGVLGNQRRPDDSCAPTPAALDPGVLDVPPTRQVQHAAGATDVKTDPQRIVVLSGTALDALCALGLQSRVVAAATPTDSSGQTSYLGTVIHNVPGTGARSAPDMAAIKAANPDLIIGSQASATSDTYGALSAIAPTVLTGASGAVWQDDLRMVGAATGRGAAAGALVDGFNADATKVGGQTDAPHFQVSVVQLTEGAMRVWGANNFPGSVLARTGADRPAPQRFTDKPYHEIDISKLGPGTDFSSADGDIVYLSFDSPAAKDRAATLLDSPAWKKLAATRDNRVFVVNNEVWQTGQGIVAARGMLDDLHWLNAPIN; encoded by the coding sequence GTGCAGTTTCCGACTTCCCGTACCCGGCGGTTCAGCGCGAGCGCAGCGGTCTTCACCGCCCTCAGCGCGACGGCCGCGACCGTCCTGACGGGCTGCTCGGGCCACACCAGCGAACCGCAGGCAGCCAACTCAGCTCCCATCACCAGCACCACCCGTATCGCCACCGCAGGCGTGTTGGGCAACCAGCGCCGGCCCGATGACTCGTGTGCACCCACACCAGCCGCACTCGACCCCGGAGTGCTCGACGTCCCGCCGACCCGCCAGGTGCAACATGCGGCCGGCGCCACCGACGTCAAGACCGACCCGCAGCGCATCGTCGTCCTGTCGGGCACAGCGCTCGACGCGCTGTGCGCGCTGGGACTGCAGTCCCGCGTCGTCGCCGCGGCGACTCCGACGGATTCGTCGGGCCAGACGTCATATCTGGGCACCGTCATCCACAACGTGCCCGGGACCGGCGCCCGCAGTGCACCCGACATGGCTGCCATCAAGGCCGCCAATCCCGATCTGATCATCGGCTCGCAGGCATCGGCGACGTCCGACACCTACGGCGCGTTGTCGGCGATCGCGCCGACGGTGCTCACGGGAGCCTCCGGCGCCGTCTGGCAGGACGATCTGCGCATGGTCGGTGCGGCCACCGGGCGCGGTGCGGCCGCGGGCGCACTGGTCGACGGGTTCAACGCCGACGCCACCAAGGTCGGCGGACAGACCGACGCCCCGCACTTCCAGGTGTCGGTGGTGCAGCTGACCGAGGGCGCCATGCGCGTCTGGGGCGCGAACAACTTCCCCGGCAGCGTGCTGGCCCGAACCGGCGCGGATCGCCCTGCGCCACAACGGTTTACCGACAAGCCCTACCACGAGATCGACATCTCGAAGCTGGGCCCCGGCACCGACTTCTCGTCGGCCGACGGCGACATCGTCTATCTGTCGTTCGACTCCCCCGCAGCCAAGGACCGGGCCGCCACCCTGCTGGACAGTCCGGCTTGGAAGAAGCTCGCAGCCACCCGTGACAACCGGGTGTTCGTGGTGAACAACGAGGTGTGGCAGACGGGTCAGGGCATCGTGGCGGCCCGCGGCATGCTCGACGACCTGCACTGGCTCAACGCGCCCATCAACTGA
- a CDS encoding isopenicillin N synthase family dioxygenase — MGGITSFTSVPVIDISGLYSDDRAEQERVAAEIGRAAAEVGFFYISGTGVDESLFTAMLAAVKDFFALPVAEKMRNYIGLSRCHRGYVPVGEEGLEGTVPDLKEAFDTALDLPADDPDYLSGNPMLGPNVWPELPGFAAAVTAYYQALLAVGQRLLWAFAVALGEDPEVFSRHATKTPSQLRLIHYPYNPDAKDSVGIGAHTDYECFTLLKPTAPGLEVLNGAGDWIDVPPVDGAFVVNIGDLLELWTNGAFVATSHRVRKVAEERYSFPLFFNVDYDTEVRPLPQFTTPDAQSRPTLRAGEHLFAQTAQTFAYLRERIEAGELVLPEGSLALGQFGQQALQGVE; from the coding sequence ATGGGTGGCATAACGTCATTCACGTCGGTGCCCGTCATCGACATCAGTGGGCTGTACTCGGACGATCGTGCCGAGCAGGAGCGCGTGGCCGCCGAGATCGGCCGTGCGGCAGCCGAAGTCGGCTTCTTCTACATCAGCGGTACCGGCGTCGACGAGTCCCTGTTCACTGCCATGCTCGCTGCCGTGAAGGACTTCTTCGCGTTGCCGGTGGCAGAGAAGATGCGCAACTACATCGGGTTGTCGCGGTGCCACCGCGGCTATGTGCCCGTCGGTGAGGAGGGCTTGGAGGGCACCGTCCCGGATCTGAAAGAAGCCTTCGACACCGCGCTGGACCTGCCTGCGGACGACCCGGACTACCTTTCCGGCAACCCGATGCTGGGTCCCAACGTGTGGCCTGAGCTGCCGGGATTCGCCGCCGCCGTGACCGCCTACTACCAGGCGTTGCTGGCGGTGGGGCAGCGGCTGCTGTGGGCGTTCGCGGTGGCACTCGGTGAAGACCCCGAGGTGTTCTCCCGGCACGCCACCAAGACTCCCAGCCAGTTGCGGCTCATCCACTACCCGTACAACCCGGACGCCAAAGACAGTGTCGGCATCGGCGCGCACACCGACTACGAATGCTTCACCTTGCTCAAGCCGACGGCCCCCGGGTTGGAGGTGCTCAACGGCGCCGGTGACTGGATCGATGTCCCGCCGGTCGATGGTGCTTTCGTCGTCAACATCGGCGATCTGCTCGAATTGTGGACGAACGGCGCGTTCGTGGCGACCAGCCACCGCGTGCGCAAGGTGGCCGAGGAGCGGTACTCGTTCCCGCTGTTCTTCAACGTGGACTACGACACCGAGGTCAGGCCGCTGCCGCAGTTCACCACCCCGGACGCCCAGAGTCGCCCCACGCTACGTGCCGGTGAGCATCTCTTCGCGCAGACCGCGCAGACGTTCGCCTATCTCCGGGAACGCATCGAGGCCGGCGAACTGGTGCTGCCCGAGGGGTCGCTGGCGCTCGGGCAGTTCGGCCAGCAGGCATTGCAAGGCGTCGAATGA
- the alc gene encoding allantoicase, giving the protein MTDVDLASRVVGGSVVAASDESFGFKERLVDPAEPAFVPGTYDLRGEVVDGWETRRHAGRDGDWAIIRLGAPGRLYTVDVDTRSFSGNHPTACAVDACALERTEDPVDPGVVWTPIVEMTALKADSHNPLAVTDPRRWTHLRLRLQSDGGVARLRAYGAVIPDPVLWTGVTVEVSGLEQGGRVEWCSDSFYSSATSLVAPNRPHNMGDGWETRRRRDIGPDTHDAVIISFAVPADLRRIEIDTSYFVFNASTEVSVLGSCSGPDREHGWGRVAFDVPVLARTALIPDARQVFPVDVSGVTALRVQAYPDGGIARVRALGVPTADGLRVLQSRWADSGGSARHDGGRW; this is encoded by the coding sequence ATGACCGACGTCGATCTCGCCTCTCGTGTCGTCGGAGGCAGCGTGGTGGCAGCCAGCGACGAGTCGTTCGGATTCAAGGAACGGCTCGTCGATCCGGCTGAGCCGGCCTTTGTGCCCGGTACCTACGATCTGCGCGGCGAAGTGGTGGACGGCTGGGAGACCAGACGGCACGCCGGCCGGGACGGTGACTGGGCGATCATCCGGCTGGGCGCGCCCGGCCGGCTGTACACCGTCGACGTCGACACCCGGTCCTTCTCCGGTAACCACCCGACCGCCTGCGCCGTCGACGCCTGCGCACTCGAGCGGACCGAGGACCCTGTCGACCCTGGCGTGGTGTGGACGCCGATCGTGGAAATGACTGCGCTCAAGGCTGATTCGCACAACCCGTTGGCGGTGACAGACCCACGCCGGTGGACGCACCTACGGCTGCGGTTGCAGTCCGACGGTGGTGTCGCGCGGCTGCGCGCCTACGGCGCGGTGATCCCGGATCCGGTGTTGTGGACCGGGGTGACCGTCGAAGTGTCCGGCCTCGAGCAGGGCGGGCGCGTCGAATGGTGCAGCGACAGTTTCTATTCCAGTGCCACCTCGCTGGTCGCGCCGAACCGACCGCACAATATGGGCGACGGTTGGGAGACCCGCCGACGCCGCGACATCGGCCCTGACACCCACGACGCGGTGATCATCTCCTTCGCGGTCCCCGCGGACCTGCGCCGCATCGAGATCGACACGAGCTACTTCGTGTTCAATGCCAGTACCGAGGTGTCGGTGCTGGGTAGCTGCAGCGGTCCCGACCGTGAACACGGCTGGGGCCGGGTCGCTTTCGACGTACCGGTGCTGGCACGCACGGCGCTGATCCCTGATGCGCGCCAGGTCTTTCCCGTCGATGTGTCCGGGGTGACAGCGCTGCGTGTACAGGCCTACCCCGACGGCGGGATCGCCAGGGTACGGGCACTCGGGGTGCCCACCGCGGACGGGCTACGGGTGCTACAGAGCCGCTGGGCGGACAGCGGCGGGAGCGCGCGACACGACGGAGGTCGATGGTGA
- a CDS encoding aspartate/glutamate racemase family protein: protein MRILVLNPNTSAAMTAEIAEAAQAAAQPGTEIVCRSPLFGAEAIDSAAESYLSAVGVMDVVDRIIENGEWDFDAVVLAGFGEHGRDALAEMLTVPVFDIAECAAHVAHLIGRRFSVVTTLARSIPAIEDRLLLAGLNAHCASVRACGLGTAQVDADPAGAVQAVVDAAARAIAEDGADVICLGCAGMAGVTAAISAKLGVPAVDGVAAAVALAQAVVGLGLSTSKAGVYAPGPDNPRSHWPLSTALGSGVPVS, encoded by the coding sequence ATGAGAATCCTGGTGCTCAATCCCAACACCTCGGCGGCGATGACCGCCGAGATCGCGGAGGCGGCACAGGCGGCCGCCCAGCCTGGTACCGAGATCGTCTGCAGGTCACCGCTCTTCGGCGCCGAGGCGATCGATTCCGCCGCGGAGAGCTACCTGTCGGCGGTTGGCGTGATGGATGTCGTGGACCGGATCATCGAGAACGGGGAGTGGGACTTCGACGCCGTGGTGCTGGCCGGATTCGGTGAGCACGGCCGCGACGCGCTGGCCGAGATGCTCACCGTCCCCGTATTCGATATCGCCGAATGTGCCGCGCACGTGGCGCATCTGATCGGTCGGCGGTTCTCGGTGGTCACCACACTGGCCCGCTCGATCCCGGCGATCGAAGACCGTCTTCTGCTGGCTGGGCTGAACGCGCACTGTGCTTCTGTGCGGGCCTGCGGCCTGGGCACCGCACAGGTGGACGCCGACCCGGCCGGTGCCGTACAGGCCGTTGTCGACGCGGCCGCCCGTGCAATCGCAGAGGACGGCGCCGACGTGATCTGTCTGGGCTGCGCCGGGATGGCCGGGGTGACGGCCGCCATCTCGGCGAAGCTGGGCGTTCCCGCCGTCGACGGGGTGGCCGCGGCGGTCGCGCTCGCGCAAGCCGTCGTCGGCCTGGGCCTGTCCACGAGTAAGGCCGGGGTGTACGCACCCGGGCCGGACAACCCGCGCAGCCACTGGCCACTGTCAACAGCGCTGGGGTCGGGAGTTCCGGTTTCATGA
- the allB gene encoding allantoinase AllB — MECVLRADRVLVDGQLRPAAVGVSAGRIAFVGSADADCPAAQEVRIPEAAVLLPGFVDTHVHINEPGSDWEGFDTATAAAAAGGITTLVDMPLDCDPVTTSVPALIAKKAAAEGNCHVDVGYWGGVVPDNLDQLAALAAAGVRGFKCFLADSGNPNFPHLTAAQLRAAMSRIAELDSLLLVHAESHAVIDTSPRPAGREYRSFLAARPDAAEVDAVALVIDTARSTGARAHIVHVSSAQVLPLLAAAKTEGLAVTAETCPHYLTFGAEDVPDGGTEFAACPPIRGAANREQLWAALADGTLDLVVSDHSPCAPHQKAGGDFGRAFGGVSSLQLGPRATWTQAAERGFEVTELSRWMSERPAALAGYPDRGRIAVGMRADLCAFDPDAEETVSAATLRHRHPVSPYDGVRLRGSVLQTWVAGTPAPARIGESV, encoded by the coding sequence ATGGAGTGTGTACTACGCGCGGACCGGGTACTGGTGGATGGTCAGCTGCGTCCCGCGGCGGTCGGGGTCTCCGCCGGCCGGATCGCGTTCGTCGGGTCAGCCGACGCGGATTGCCCTGCGGCCCAGGAGGTTCGGATACCCGAGGCGGCAGTGTTGCTGCCCGGATTCGTCGACACGCATGTTCACATCAATGAACCCGGTAGTGACTGGGAGGGGTTCGACACGGCGACGGCGGCGGCCGCCGCCGGTGGCATCACGACGCTGGTCGACATGCCGCTGGACTGCGACCCGGTGACCACCAGCGTCCCGGCTCTCATCGCCAAAAAGGCAGCCGCCGAAGGTAATTGCCATGTCGATGTGGGGTACTGGGGCGGTGTCGTGCCGGATAACCTGGACCAATTGGCCGCGCTGGCCGCTGCGGGAGTGCGCGGTTTCAAATGCTTCCTCGCCGATTCGGGCAATCCGAACTTTCCGCATCTGACTGCAGCGCAGTTGCGTGCCGCAATGAGCAGAATCGCCGAACTGGATTCGCTCCTGCTGGTGCACGCCGAGAGCCACGCGGTGATCGACACCAGCCCGCGGCCGGCCGGTCGTGAATACCGGTCATTTCTGGCCGCGCGCCCCGACGCCGCCGAGGTCGACGCCGTCGCCCTCGTCATCGATACGGCACGGTCGACCGGCGCCAGGGCGCACATCGTGCACGTGTCCAGCGCTCAGGTACTGCCGTTGCTGGCCGCAGCCAAAACCGAAGGCCTTGCCGTCACGGCCGAAACCTGCCCGCATTACCTGACTTTCGGTGCCGAGGACGTACCTGACGGTGGCACCGAGTTCGCCGCGTGTCCACCGATCCGCGGCGCGGCCAACCGCGAACAGCTGTGGGCTGCCCTTGCCGACGGAACGCTCGACCTCGTGGTCTCCGATCACTCGCCGTGCGCCCCGCACCAGAAGGCCGGCGGCGATTTCGGACGCGCCTTCGGCGGCGTCAGCTCACTACAACTGGGCCCGCGCGCCACCTGGACGCAGGCCGCGGAGCGTGGATTCGAGGTGACCGAGCTGAGCCGGTGGATGTCGGAACGGCCGGCCGCGTTGGCCGGCTACCCGGACCGCGGCCGGATCGCGGTCGGGATGCGAGCCGACCTGTGCGCCTTCGATCCGGACGCTGAGGAGACGGTGAGTGCGGCTACACTCCGGCACCGGCACCCGGTGAGCCCGTACGACGGTGTGCGCCTGCGTGGTTCGGTGTTGCAGACATGGGTGGCGGGCACACCTGCGCCCGCCAGAATAGGGGAGTCGGTATGA
- a CDS encoding N-acyl homoserine lactonase family protein: protein MATLVGKSGVRRIILLTLGWEELPKSVSVYGAPHQERLREPVPGVLLQTDGGWVLLDTGFNTALVRDPALYRRFFPTVEYRPVLPGPGEPIEQRLAEVGVDFDEIHTVAVSHLHHDHAGGLKLFAGKVPVHAQRRELEYGLSNHPEPERNAIVRVDFDDPNIEWRLADGEAEIAPGITAVPTYGHTPGHQSFVVQLDQSVGGDGFVFAFDAADLTENIEHELAIGGFIDVDPQDTIEPIRKLKRLAAERGFQLIPGHDPHVWPQLTEHFHHRFGSVAS from the coding sequence ATGGCGACCCTGGTCGGCAAATCCGGTGTGCGCCGGATCATCCTGCTGACACTTGGCTGGGAGGAACTGCCGAAGTCGGTGTCGGTGTACGGCGCACCACACCAGGAGCGGCTGCGCGAACCGGTGCCGGGGGTACTGCTGCAGACCGACGGCGGCTGGGTGCTACTCGACACCGGTTTCAACACCGCCCTCGTGCGTGACCCGGCGCTGTATCGGCGGTTCTTCCCGACCGTCGAATACCGCCCGGTGTTGCCCGGTCCCGGCGAGCCCATCGAGCAGCGTCTCGCGGAGGTCGGGGTGGATTTCGATGAAATCCACACCGTCGCCGTCAGTCACCTGCACCACGACCATGCCGGCGGGCTGAAGTTGTTCGCCGGCAAGGTGCCGGTCCACGCCCAGCGCCGCGAGCTCGAGTACGGACTGTCGAATCACCCTGAACCCGAACGCAATGCGATCGTGCGGGTGGACTTCGACGACCCGAACATCGAATGGCGTCTCGCGGACGGGGAAGCCGAGATTGCGCCGGGGATCACGGCGGTGCCGACCTACGGGCACACGCCGGGTCATCAGAGCTTCGTCGTCCAACTCGACCAGTCCGTCGGGGGTGATGGCTTCGTGTTCGCCTTCGATGCGGCCGATCTCACGGAGAACATCGAGCACGAGCTCGCCATCGGCGGGTTCATCGACGTCGACCCGCAGGACACGATCGAGCCGATTCGCAAACTCAAACGATTGGCCGCCGAGAGGGGGTTTCAGTTGATCCCGGGACATGACCCCCATGTCTGGCCGCAGCTCACCGAGCATTTCCACCACAGGTTCGGCTCGGTCGCCTCGTGA
- a CDS encoding ABC transporter substrate-binding protein → MKSHKVPARARGGWRIAAGAAAVMLTLSGCGGSNSGGGSTPNAAPTDKVLHLSFLQDPGQPPDPDIYYAGQGLLLTTNNYEGLLQYKAGVDKAVLEPLLATSWTASPDNKVYTFKLREGVKFHDGTPFTSAAVKASFDRRLAVNQGPAYMVKDVESVTTQGDYDVTITLKAPNSAFLDYLACPYGPRMLSPEGLKKNAGTDNAQGYLTTHDLGTGPFVLTDAQVGSHYALAAFPDYWGTKPYFEKVDIPVITDVSAQQLQFNNGQVAAILHDLPSSAVQSYLNNKSFANYSLPTMMSNYVYINPRKGIMTDIKNRTAVMQAVDVDELVKQTYFGRGKKAEQIYPPNMMAAEFGKQTVPHDPSALSAIAGKLPADQKTVTIGYDSSNPDNQLISNLIQTELAAAGLTAKVQAYPTSEIYGWVGGDGQGAPEILTYLGWPDAPSPYTWGHISWDADGGLNFFGCSAPPVSAALAAGLPNDSAPDFSTAGVEAVKTGCWLNVADVNDFMVAQPWLKGVEQAHVVTNPNSLRLAALSVG, encoded by the coding sequence ATGAAGAGCCACAAGGTCCCTGCTCGCGCACGCGGAGGATGGCGGATCGCGGCCGGCGCTGCCGCGGTGATGCTGACGCTAAGTGGTTGCGGTGGCTCGAATTCCGGTGGCGGCAGCACACCGAACGCCGCCCCGACGGACAAAGTGCTGCACCTGTCGTTCCTGCAGGACCCGGGCCAGCCGCCAGACCCTGACATCTACTACGCCGGTCAGGGCCTGCTGCTGACCACCAACAACTACGAAGGATTGCTGCAATACAAGGCCGGCGTCGACAAGGCCGTCCTGGAGCCGCTGCTGGCCACGAGTTGGACGGCATCGCCGGACAACAAGGTGTACACGTTCAAACTTCGCGAGGGTGTCAAGTTCCACGACGGCACGCCGTTCACGTCAGCGGCGGTCAAGGCGTCGTTCGATCGCAGGCTGGCGGTCAACCAGGGGCCGGCCTACATGGTCAAGGATGTGGAATCGGTTACCACGCAGGGTGATTACGACGTCACCATCACGTTGAAGGCGCCGAACTCGGCGTTCCTCGACTACCTGGCGTGTCCGTACGGTCCCCGGATGCTCAGCCCCGAAGGGTTGAAGAAGAACGCCGGTACCGACAACGCTCAGGGCTACCTGACCACGCACGATCTCGGTACGGGCCCGTTCGTGCTGACAGATGCGCAGGTGGGTTCGCACTACGCGCTGGCCGCATTCCCCGACTATTGGGGCACCAAACCGTATTTCGAGAAGGTCGACATCCCGGTGATCACCGATGTGTCGGCACAGCAGCTGCAGTTCAACAACGGACAGGTGGCCGCGATCCTGCATGACCTGCCGTCGTCGGCGGTCCAGTCCTACCTGAACAACAAGTCGTTCGCCAACTACTCACTGCCGACGATGATGTCCAACTACGTGTACATCAACCCGCGCAAGGGCATCATGACGGACATCAAGAATCGCACCGCCGTGATGCAGGCGGTCGACGTCGACGAACTGGTCAAGCAGACGTACTTCGGCCGCGGCAAGAAGGCCGAGCAGATTTATCCGCCGAACATGATGGCCGCGGAGTTCGGCAAGCAGACGGTCCCGCATGATCCGTCGGCACTGTCGGCGATCGCCGGGAAATTGCCGGCCGACCAGAAGACCGTCACCATCGGCTACGACTCCAGCAACCCGGATAATCAGTTGATCAGCAACCTGATTCAGACCGAGCTGGCTGCGGCCGGGCTGACCGCCAAGGTGCAGGCGTACCCCACATCGGAAATCTATGGCTGGGTCGGCGGTGACGGGCAGGGTGCACCGGAGATCTTGACCTACCTCGGCTGGCCGGATGCGCCGTCGCCCTACACCTGGGGACACATCTCCTGGGATGCCGACGGCGGCTTGAACTTCTTCGGGTGTTCGGCACCACCGGTCTCCGCCGCGCTGGCCGCTGGTCTGCCCAACGATTCGGCCCCGGACTTCTCCACCGCCGGCGTGGAAGCGGTCAAGACGGGCTGCTGGCTCAACGTCGCCGACGTCAACGACTTCATGGTGGCGCAGCCCTGGCTGAAGGGCGTCGAGCAGGCCCATGTGGTGACCAACCCCAACTCGCTGCGGCTGGCAGCGCTGTCGGTGGGCTGA
- a CDS encoding cysteine hydrolase family protein, producing MPKQPLIVGNPVLVVVDMQESGDMPAELVGIAHMAGYDGRIARAQRLIAAARAARIPIVFFQEVHRANGIDFGRELDGAEGEHCVDGRPGTPLHPALRPDFAGPNHEFHIVKRRYSGFIGTDFEIVLSGLKASTLILIGGLTDVCVHYTFADAHQRDFYVRVVTDCVGGSSQYRHDAALDAMEYLQSGAMRTTDEIVAAFSEMFTELSEPALEGVAR from the coding sequence GTGCCGAAACAGCCACTCATCGTGGGCAATCCCGTCCTGGTCGTCGTTGACATGCAGGAGTCCGGAGACATGCCGGCCGAACTGGTCGGCATTGCACACATGGCCGGGTACGACGGCCGAATCGCCCGGGCGCAGCGCTTGATCGCTGCCGCGCGCGCCGCACGGATTCCGATCGTGTTCTTCCAGGAGGTGCACCGCGCCAACGGGATCGACTTCGGCCGCGAACTCGACGGTGCCGAGGGCGAGCACTGTGTCGACGGCCGGCCGGGGACGCCTTTGCATCCCGCATTGCGGCCCGACTTCGCCGGCCCCAACCACGAGTTCCATATCGTCAAGCGCCGCTATTCCGGTTTCATCGGAACGGATTTCGAGATCGTGCTGTCCGGTCTCAAGGCCTCGACGCTCATCCTCATCGGTGGACTGACCGATGTCTGTGTGCACTACACGTTCGCCGACGCGCACCAGCGCGATTTCTACGTGCGGGTGGTCACCGACTGCGTCGGCGGCTCCTCGCAGTACCGGCACGACGCTGCCCTGGACGCCATGGAGTACCTGCAGTCCGGCGCCATGCGAACCACCGATGAAATCGTGGCCGCCTTTTCCGAGATGTTTACCGAATTGTCCGAACCCGCCCTCGAAGGAGTTGCCCGATGA
- a CDS encoding ABC transporter permease, which produces MKTFIASRLGAMVAILVALTAVMFVLQNISPLDPVKAQLGAQASAQAVAARRAALGLNDPVLVQFWHYLVGAATGDLGTSYRTRHSVVSDLGSFVPATLELALCGLAIAIVLAVLLAFSTTLNWRGANVLRAVLFTGSSAPMFLLGIVGLIVFYQDLGWVPANGRIAVPNAPTGPTGMLTVDGLLHARLDVVADAMHHLILPAFVIAIGPAVAIGRVLRSSLLADIDSDYARTARAKGLSETQILARHVLRNSVGAALSMTGLQVGLMFSGVLVVEQVFGWPGIGQYIAQSIPVADFPAIAGVTLMLGAIYVVINTVVDLLQAAADPRIAITGG; this is translated from the coding sequence GTGAAGACGTTCATAGCGTCCCGGCTCGGGGCGATGGTGGCCATCCTGGTCGCCCTCACAGCAGTGATGTTCGTCCTGCAGAACATCTCACCGCTGGACCCCGTCAAGGCTCAGCTCGGTGCCCAGGCCTCCGCCCAGGCGGTGGCGGCCCGGCGGGCCGCGCTGGGACTCAATGATCCTGTCCTGGTGCAGTTCTGGCACTACCTGGTCGGCGCCGCCACCGGGGACCTGGGCACCTCGTATCGGACCCGGCACTCGGTGGTATCCGATCTCGGGTCGTTCGTTCCGGCGACCCTGGAGCTGGCGCTGTGCGGCCTGGCGATCGCCATCGTGCTCGCGGTGCTGCTGGCATTCAGCACGACCCTGAACTGGCGTGGCGCCAATGTGCTTCGGGCCGTGTTGTTCACCGGATCCTCGGCGCCGATGTTCCTGCTCGGCATCGTCGGGCTCATCGTGTTCTACCAGGATCTGGGCTGGGTGCCGGCCAACGGCCGGATCGCGGTGCCGAATGCACCCACCGGCCCGACCGGCATGCTCACCGTCGACGGCCTGTTGCACGCACGGCTCGACGTCGTGGCCGACGCCATGCACCATCTGATCCTGCCCGCGTTCGTCATCGCGATCGGCCCCGCTGTCGCAATCGGCCGGGTGCTGCGCAGCAGCCTGCTGGCCGATATCGACAGCGACTATGCGCGCACCGCCCGGGCCAAAGGGCTGTCCGAGACCCAGATTCTGGCCCGGCATGTGCTGCGCAACTCAGTCGGGGCGGCCTTGTCCATGACGGGACTTCAAGTGGGCCTGATGTTCTCGGGTGTTCTGGTGGTCGAGCAGGTGTTCGGCTGGCCCGGTATCGGGCAGTACATCGCACAGAGCATTCCCGTCGCGGACTTTCCGGCGATCGCCGGCGTGACGCTGATGCTCGGTGCCATCTACGTCGTCATCAACACAGTCGTGGATCTGCTCCAGGCTGCCGCCGATCCACGTATCGCAATCACAGGAGGTTAG
- a CDS encoding ABC transporter permease — MAVALSAPSLVRGRVRLALPQSRSAVVNWVGFSLVIVLTLAVIAVPLLAPHDPLIPVGMPLQAPGDHGFLLGTDSVGRDILSRVLYGARSSWLAALAVVALGLLIGGFVGLVAGATGGLIDSTLMRITDGFLSLPAPVLAIAVVAAMGPSFLHTLIAVSVVWWPFYARLVRGEVARLAARPHVEAAKLAGVSRFRLAGRHLLPGAVPNALVAASLDIGTLILTLAGLSFLGLGQAAPAPELGADSARNLSYFLQQWWIPVMPGLGVLVLALVANISGDCLRNVMKTTA; from the coding sequence ATGGCTGTAGCGCTCTCCGCTCCGAGCCTGGTCCGCGGCCGGGTGAGACTGGCCCTGCCGCAGTCCCGCTCGGCGGTCGTCAACTGGGTCGGATTCTCTCTGGTGATCGTGTTGACCCTCGCCGTCATCGCCGTGCCGCTGCTGGCTCCGCACGACCCGCTGATACCGGTCGGGATGCCCCTGCAAGCGCCGGGCGACCACGGATTCCTGCTCGGCACCGACAGTGTCGGACGCGACATCCTTTCGCGGGTGCTCTACGGCGCGCGGTCGAGTTGGCTGGCGGCGCTGGCGGTGGTGGCGCTGGGACTGCTGATCGGCGGGTTCGTGGGCTTGGTCGCCGGTGCGACGGGCGGCCTGATCGACTCGACGCTGATGCGCATCACCGACGGCTTCCTGTCCCTGCCCGCACCGGTACTGGCGATCGCGGTGGTGGCCGCGATGGGACCGAGTTTCCTGCATACGCTCATCGCCGTCTCGGTCGTGTGGTGGCCGTTCTACGCCCGGCTGGTGCGTGGAGAGGTGGCGCGGCTGGCGGCACGTCCACACGTCGAGGCCGCAAAGCTGGCCGGTGTCAGCCGATTCCGGCTCGCCGGACGGCACCTGTTGCCGGGCGCTGTGCCCAACGCGCTGGTCGCCGCCAGCCTCGACATCGGCACCCTGATCCTCACCCTGGCCGGTCTGTCCTTTCTCGGGCTCGGCCAAGCCGCGCCCGCGCCGGAGCTCGGTGCCGACTCCGCGCGCAACCTGAGTTATTTCCTGCAGCAGTGGTGGATTCCGGTGATGCCGGGGCTGGGTGTGCTGGTGCTGGCCCTGGTCGCCAACATCTCCGGTGACTGCTTGCGCAATGTGATGAAGACGACCGCCTGA